In a single window of the Ancylobacter polymorphus genome:
- a CDS encoding multicopper oxidase family protein has translation MTMGGAGLSRRAFLGAGVAFGGMALLAPSRTGAARAPFDVSAFKPTQEVTLTAGEMELKLLGPQGPATRILAYDGTPFRTLRMPRGTRLKATFVNGIDEGSTLHFHGIRMPNEFDGVPTLTQPLVQPGGRFVHLLPLDDPGTFFFHPHCDETGQAGKGLAGVLIVEDSRDPVFDAEHVLCLKDWRLKEDGSYLPLSEPDGASKAGTFGATRTVNGAASVELKAPAGGHVRLRILNIDSTRIMDIGVEGGEAWLIAVDGHALPPVRLDDLPDGIWRMGPAQRIDLDIRMPADGSPVTLGDYRAADIYEFATLIAAGKVGKPRKGPLALPKAELPKPALKQSTRLSFTLQQATDQAVKDIALPPDDPLAKALIDSLCVGSTTYWGIQSESWPTGTRRNLPPPLARMEEGASYVVEIKNETRFPHPVHLHGHAFEVMSSSLGRLPRHFADTVLVQPGEAVETAFVAARGDWVFHCHILEHMETGMMGWFRVV, from the coding sequence ATGACCATGGGCGGCGCGGGTCTCTCGCGCCGCGCCTTTCTGGGCGCGGGCGTGGCGTTCGGCGGCATGGCGCTTCTCGCGCCGAGCCGTACCGGCGCCGCGCGCGCGCCTTTCGACGTTTCGGCCTTCAAGCCGACGCAGGAAGTGACGCTGACCGCCGGCGAGATGGAGCTGAAGCTCCTCGGCCCGCAGGGGCCCGCGACCCGCATCCTCGCCTATGATGGCACGCCCTTCCGCACCCTGCGCATGCCGCGCGGCACGCGGCTGAAGGCCACCTTCGTCAACGGCATCGATGAGGGCTCGACCCTGCATTTCCACGGCATCCGCATGCCGAATGAATTTGACGGCGTGCCCACCCTGACCCAGCCGCTGGTGCAGCCGGGCGGGCGCTTCGTGCATCTGCTGCCGCTGGACGATCCCGGCACCTTCTTCTTCCATCCGCATTGCGACGAGACCGGGCAGGCCGGCAAAGGCCTCGCCGGCGTGCTGATCGTCGAGGATTCGCGCGATCCCGTCTTCGATGCCGAGCATGTGCTGTGCCTGAAGGACTGGCGGTTGAAGGAGGACGGCAGCTACCTGCCGCTCTCCGAGCCCGACGGCGCTTCCAAGGCCGGCACCTTCGGCGCGACCCGCACGGTGAACGGCGCGGCCTCGGTTGAGCTGAAAGCGCCGGCGGGCGGCCATGTGCGGCTGCGTATCCTCAACATCGATTCCACCCGCATCATGGATATCGGCGTGGAAGGCGGCGAAGCCTGGCTTATCGCCGTCGATGGCCATGCTTTGCCCCCGGTCCGGCTCGACGATCTGCCGGATGGCATCTGGCGCATGGGCCCGGCCCAGCGCATCGACCTCGACATCCGCATGCCGGCCGACGGATCCCCGGTGACGCTGGGCGATTATCGCGCCGCTGACATTTACGAGTTCGCGACGCTCATTGCCGCCGGCAAGGTGGGCAAGCCGCGCAAGGGGCCGCTCGCTTTGCCCAAGGCGGAGCTGCCGAAGCCGGCGCTGAAGCAGTCGACGCGGCTTTCCTTCACCCTGCAGCAGGCCACCGACCAGGCGGTGAAGGACATTGCTCTGCCGCCGGACGATCCGCTGGCCAAGGCGCTGATCGACAGCCTGTGCGTCGGCTCCACCACCTATTGGGGCATCCAGTCGGAATCCTGGCCCACCGGTACACGCCGCAACCTGCCGCCGCCGCTGGCGCGGATGGAGGAGGGCGCCTCCTATGTGGTGGAGATCAAGAACGAGACGCGCTTTCCCCACCCGGTGCATCTGCACGGCCACGCTTTCGAGGTGATGTCTTCCAGCCTCGGCCGCCTGCCGCGCCATTTCGCCGATACGGTGCTGGTGCAGCCGGGCGAGGCGGTGGAGACCGCCTTCGTCGCCGCACGCGGCGACTGGGTGTTTCACTGCCACATCCTGGAGCATATGGAGACCGGGATGATGGGCTGGTTCCGGGTGGTGTGA
- a CDS encoding imelysin family protein: MSRSPFAVALALATQIAQAAQGMPAVAAAGSLLTTLFVGRAHAAPVSAPDVVESWLLPRYDTLLAAAKAQQAAWDGFCAAPSDAGVAELKARFVAASEAWSAVEFVTFGPIILSLRPDRFNLFPERRNAVGRSVAELIADPTDERLQPQRFFRLSAAAQGLPALERILYDEGAEAALVAGPEAARRCALGRAVALNLATIAGELRAGWGSRSEGLLAQLIAGKADPVYFPDPKALLSQIVTDLAGAYQRVVDQRLLVVLGKSADEAKPLLSDRRRSGLSKETIVAIVTSASALGEALSAGLDAKDRASFQATLQAAQATAQGLPEDIGAAATTPEGRKALQAAVTVFKAAQAGVARPLAAGLGVPIGFNALDGD, encoded by the coding sequence ATGAGCCGATCCCCCTTCGCCGTGGCCCTGGCACTGGCGACCCAGATCGCGCAGGCGGCGCAAGGCATGCCGGCGGTCGCCGCTGCCGGCTCCCTGCTCACCACCCTGTTCGTCGGTCGCGCTCATGCCGCGCCGGTTTCCGCCCCTGATGTCGTGGAGAGCTGGCTACTGCCGCGCTACGATACGCTGCTCGCGGCTGCCAAGGCGCAGCAGGCGGCATGGGACGGTTTCTGCGCCGCGCCATCGGATGCGGGCGTGGCCGAACTGAAGGCGCGTTTCGTCGCCGCTTCCGAGGCCTGGTCGGCGGTGGAGTTCGTCACCTTCGGCCCGATCATCCTGTCGCTGCGGCCGGACCGCTTCAACCTGTTTCCGGAGCGTCGTAACGCCGTCGGGCGCTCCGTCGCCGAACTGATCGCCGATCCCACGGATGAGCGGTTGCAGCCGCAGCGCTTTTTCCGTCTCAGCGCCGCCGCGCAGGGCCTGCCGGCGCTGGAGCGCATCCTTTACGACGAGGGGGCGGAGGCCGCGCTGGTGGCGGGGCCGGAAGCGGCGCGGCGCTGCGCGCTTGGCCGCGCCGTCGCGCTCAACCTCGCCACCATCGCCGGTGAACTCCGCGCCGGATGGGGCAGTCGCAGCGAAGGGCTGCTGGCGCAACTCATCGCCGGCAAGGCCGATCCGGTCTATTTCCCCGATCCCAAGGCGTTGCTCAGCCAGATCGTCACCGATCTCGCCGGGGCCTATCAGCGCGTGGTCGATCAGCGCCTGCTGGTGGTGCTCGGCAAGAGCGCCGACGAGGCCAAGCCGCTGCTCTCCGACCGCCGGCGCAGCGGGCTTTCCAAGGAGACCATCGTCGCCATCGTGACCAGTGCCAGCGCGCTCGGCGAAGCGCTCAGTGCTGGCCTCGATGCCAAGGACCGCGCCAGCTTCCAGGCGACGCTGCAGGCGGCGCAGGCGACGGCGCAGGGCCTGCCGGAGGATATCGGCGCGGCGGCGACAACGCCCGAAGGCCGCAAGGCGCTGCAGGCGGCGGTGACGGTGTTCAAGGCGGCGCAGGCGGGTGTCGCCCGGCCGCTGGCCGCCGGCCTCGGCGTGCCGATCGGCTTCAACGCGCTCGACGGCGACTGA
- a CDS encoding DUF1513 domain-containing protein — protein sequence MGLIDLTRRSLVGALGALAAGPRVLFASGAAHARDHLLEAEWLATAGVEGGFAPVVVAPDFAATPVGSGAQRLHWVEPSPDGRTAIAVARRPGTTAVLFDRRAGTVLATFEPGEGRVFSGHGRFIDGGRRFLAVEIARADGQGVVTRRVVEAGFAVEAEWASAGIGPHDMLPAGGALVVANGGIEPHTPEALGAEVAGASIALLDPASGAVRSVAELSEDLASLSLRHLTSGADGFTVVAAQDLLADGVARPLLYAVEGEGLRAFDAPDEAWRGLRTYIGSVALDTSGAYVAAASPRGNRVALWRRDGRYIGSLPLVDGCGLAPTREAGQFLATSGLGETVLLATDGEGVGVVARRSGGPRYDNHAVLVG from the coding sequence ATGGGCCTCATCGATCTGACCCGACGCTCGCTGGTCGGGGCGCTGGGGGCCCTCGCGGCCGGCCCGCGCGTGCTGTTCGCCAGCGGTGCCGCGCATGCGCGCGATCATCTGCTGGAGGCGGAATGGCTCGCCACCGCCGGCGTGGAAGGCGGCTTTGCGCCCGTCGTCGTCGCCCCGGACTTTGCCGCCACGCCGGTCGGTTCCGGCGCGCAGCGCCTGCACTGGGTGGAGCCGAGCCCGGACGGGCGCACCGCCATCGCCGTGGCGCGCCGGCCCGGCACCACGGCCGTGCTGTTCGACCGCCGGGCTGGCACCGTGCTGGCGACGTTCGAGCCGGGCGAGGGCCGGGTGTTCTCCGGCCATGGCCGCTTTATCGACGGCGGGCGGCGTTTCCTTGCCGTGGAGATCGCGCGGGCGGACGGGCAGGGCGTCGTCACCCGCCGCGTGGTGGAGGCGGGCTTCGCGGTGGAGGCGGAATGGGCCTCCGCCGGCATCGGCCCGCACGACATGCTGCCTGCCGGGGGCGCGCTCGTCGTCGCCAATGGCGGTATCGAGCCACACACGCCGGAAGCGCTCGGCGCCGAGGTGGCGGGCGCGAGTATCGCCCTGCTCGACCCCGCCAGCGGCGCGGTGCGCTCGGTCGCGGAATTGAGCGAGGACCTCGCCTCGCTGTCGCTGCGCCACCTCACTTCAGGTGCGGACGGCTTCACCGTGGTGGCGGCGCAGGATCTGCTCGCCGATGGCGTCGCCCGGCCGCTGCTCTACGCGGTGGAGGGGGAGGGGCTGCGGGCCTTCGATGCGCCGGACGAGGCGTGGCGCGGGCTGCGTACCTATATCGGCTCGGTGGCGCTGGATACCTCGGGCGCCTATGTCGCCGCCGCCAGCCCGCGCGGCAACCGGGTGGCGCTGTGGCGCCGCGACGGGCGCTATATCGGGTCGCTGCCGCTGGTCGATGGCTGCGGCCTCGCCCCGACGCGGGAGGCGGGCCAGTTCCTCGCCACCAGCGGCCTCGGCGAGACGGTGCTTCTCGCCACCGATGGCGAAGGCGTCGGCGTCGTCGCCCGCCGCTCCGGCGGCCCGCGCTACGACAACCACGCCGTGCTGGTGGGGTGA
- a CDS encoding IS5 family transposase (programmed frameshift), producing the protein MGDLFLLSERQMARISPFFPLAHGVPRVDDRRVVSGIVYVIRNGLQWKDAPKDYGPHKTLYNRFIRWSRLGVFDRIFSSLAGEGPKPERVMIDATHLKAHRTAASLLKKGLFPRRIGRTKGGLNSKLHTVCDGAGRPIIMLLTEGQMSDHKGARLVLNALPPAKTLIADRGYDSAWFREALADKGITPCIPSSRSRKRPYPYDKTLYRQRHKVENLFAKLKDWRRIATRYDRCAHTFFSAICIAATVIFWL; encoded by the exons ATGGGTGATTTGTTCTTGCTGAGCGAGCGGCAGATGGCTCGGATCTCGCCGTTCTTTCCGCTGGCCCATGGGGTGCCGCGCGTCGATGACCGCCGGGTGGTGAGCGGCATTGTCTATGTGATCCGCAACGGGTTGCAGTGGAAAGATGCGCCGAAGGACTACGGCCCGCACAAGACGCTGTACAACCGCTTCATCCGCTGGAGCCGGCTCGGGGTCTTCGACCGTATCTTCTCCAGCCTCGCCGGCGAAGGGCCCAAACCCGAACGGGTGATGATCGATGCCACGCATCTGAAGGCCCACCGCACGGCGGCGAGCCTGCTCAAAAAGGGGCTGT TTCCCCGTCGTATCGGGCGCACCAAAGGCGGATTGAACTCCAAGCTCCACACCGTCTGCGACGGCGCGGGCCGTCCGATCATCATGCTGCTGACGGAAGGCCAGATGAGCGACCACAAGGGCGCCCGCCTCGTCCTCAACGCGTTGCCGCCGGCCAAGACCCTGATCGCCGACCGGGGTTATGACAGCGCCTGGTTCCGGGAGGCGCTCGCCGACAAGGGGATCACGCCCTGCATTCCTTCATCGCGGAGCCGCAAGCGGCCTTATCCCTACGACAAAACCCTCTACCGCCAGCGTCACAAGGTCGAGAACCTGTTCGCAAAGCTCAAGGACTGGCGCCGTATCGCCACACGCTATGACCGATGCGCACACACCTTCTTCTCGGCCATATGCATCGCAGCCACCGTCATCTTCTGGCTTTGA
- a CDS encoding aminotransferase, with protein MNSLFAALPTTVFETMSALARQHEAVNLGQGFPDDPGPRDVREKAAEAVLDGWNQYPPMMGTLDLRRAVAAHYRDWQRLDLDPEREVMVTSGATEAIAGALLALIEPGDEVVLFQPLYDAYLPLVKRAGGVPRLVRLVPPHWRLTEEALAAAFTPRTKLVLFNNPHNPTGRVFDAEELALLAHFCTRSGAVLVSDEVWEHVIFDGLAHQSVLALPGMRERAVKIGSAGKIFGMTGWKVGFVCAAPELMRVLSKAHQFLTFTTPPALQHAVAYGLGKEREWFHAMRAGLQRSRDRLAEGLTRIGLSVLPSAGTYFLNVDLAALSPQLRDEPFCLSLVAREGVAAIPVSAFYAQDPVESVVRLCFAKTDNTLDLALERLSGLMAG; from the coding sequence ATGAATTCGCTTTTCGCCGCCCTGCCGACCACCGTGTTCGAAACCATGTCGGCGCTGGCCCGCCAGCATGAGGCGGTCAATCTCGGCCAGGGTTTCCCGGACGATCCCGGCCCGCGCGACGTGCGCGAGAAAGCGGCGGAGGCGGTGCTCGACGGCTGGAACCAGTACCCGCCGATGATGGGGACCCTCGACCTGCGCCGCGCCGTCGCCGCCCATTACCGCGACTGGCAGCGGCTCGACCTCGACCCCGAGCGCGAGGTGATGGTCACGTCAGGCGCCACCGAGGCCATTGCCGGCGCGCTGCTCGCTTTGATCGAGCCGGGCGACGAGGTGGTGCTGTTCCAGCCGCTCTATGACGCCTATCTGCCGCTGGTGAAGCGCGCCGGTGGCGTGCCGCGCCTCGTTCGGCTGGTGCCGCCGCACTGGCGGCTTACCGAGGAGGCGCTCGCGGCCGCGTTTACGCCGCGCACCAAGCTCGTGCTGTTCAACAACCCGCACAACCCGACGGGACGAGTATTCGACGCGGAAGAACTCGCGCTGCTTGCCCATTTCTGCACCCGCTCCGGCGCCGTGCTGGTGAGCGATGAGGTGTGGGAACACGTCATCTTCGACGGCCTTGCGCATCAGTCCGTTCTCGCCCTGCCGGGAATGCGCGAGCGCGCGGTGAAGATCGGTTCGGCCGGCAAGATCTTCGGCATGACCGGCTGGAAGGTCGGCTTCGTCTGTGCCGCGCCGGAGCTGATGCGCGTGCTGTCCAAGGCGCATCAGTTTCTCACCTTCACCACGCCGCCCGCGCTTCAGCACGCCGTCGCCTATGGGCTGGGCAAGGAGCGGGAGTGGTTTCATGCCATGCGCGCCGGGCTCCAGCGCTCGCGCGACCGGCTGGCGGAAGGGCTGACGCGAATCGGGCTGAGCGTGCTGCCCTCCGCCGGCACTTACTTTCTCAATGTGGATCTCGCCGCGCTGTCGCCGCAACTGCGCGATGAGCCGTTCTGCCTGTCGCTGGTGGCGCGCGAGGGCGTGGCGGCGATCCCGGTCTCGGCCTTCTATGCGCAAGACCCGGTCGAGAGCGTGGTGCGGCTGTGCTTTGCCAAGACCGACAATACGTTGGACCTTGCGCTGGAGCGGCTGAGCGGGCTGATGGCCGGCTAA
- a CDS encoding di-heme oxidoredictase family protein: protein MSRTSGGAAEAPIRDPAKTLRSGLIGSVLLHFSAVLIATCTPAMADDARLDAAIGKALFERPWVPAPSSTRANDGLGPLFDARSCSACHPAGGGAGATALDAAGRPQGLGLVLALFRTDGGGDPVYGHRLETMTLPGVPAEGTFAVTVENGRRFPHVESPGYGPLDPATHMSLRAAPNLRGRGKLELVDDAAILALEDPQDRDGDGVRGRARRFETPEGGSSIGRFGWKASHPTLAGQASEAFSLDLGLSTPLRPEPWGDCTEAQTACRNAPHGREGEGEPEISQAIVGRLVTYLRALKVPGHEPDAAGARLFAATGCAACHRPSLPSRDGGAVALFTDVLLHDMGDGLADPAGVPGAAAGEWRTAPLAGVSAMLERGVGLLHDGRAATIAEAVHWHGGEASGARARFNVLEPAERARLIDYVSSL, encoded by the coding sequence GTGTCCCGGACAAGCGGAGGCGCAGCCGAAGCGCCGATCCGGGACCCAGCGAAGACTCTGCGTAGCGGCCTCATTGGCAGCGTCCTCCTCCACTTCTCCGCCGTGCTCATTGCCACCTGCACCCCCGCCATGGCCGACGACGCCCGGCTCGACGCCGCCATCGGCAAGGCGCTGTTCGAGCGGCCCTGGGTGCCGGCGCCGAGTTCCACCCGCGCCAATGACGGTCTTGGTCCGCTGTTCGATGCGCGCTCCTGCTCGGCCTGCCACCCCGCCGGAGGCGGTGCCGGAGCGACAGCGCTGGACGCCGCCGGCCGGCCGCAGGGGCTGGGGCTGGTGCTCGCCCTGTTCCGCACCGATGGGGGGGGCGATCCTGTTTACGGCCATCGGCTGGAGACCATGACGCTGCCCGGCGTGCCGGCGGAGGGCACCTTCGCGGTGACGGTCGAGAACGGCCGGCGCTTTCCGCACGTGGAGTCGCCGGGTTACGGGCCGCTCGACCCCGCCACCCACATGTCGCTGCGCGCCGCGCCGAATCTGCGCGGGCGCGGCAAGCTGGAGCTGGTGGACGACGCCGCGATCCTGGCGCTGGAAGACCCGCAGGATCGCGACGGCGACGGCGTGCGCGGCCGGGCCCGGCGGTTCGAGACGCCCGAGGGCGGCTCGTCCATCGGCCGTTTCGGCTGGAAGGCCAGCCACCCGACACTGGCCGGGCAGGCGTCGGAAGCCTTTTCGCTCGATCTCGGCCTGTCGACGCCGCTGCGCCCCGAACCCTGGGGGGACTGCACTGAGGCGCAGACCGCCTGCCGCAACGCGCCGCATGGACGCGAGGGCGAAGGCGAGCCGGAAATTTCGCAGGCCATTGTCGGGCGTCTCGTCACCTATCTCAGGGCGTTGAAGGTGCCGGGGCATGAGCCGGATGCCGCCGGGGCGCGGTTGTTTGCCGCCACCGGCTGTGCCGCCTGCCATCGCCCGTCGCTGCCGAGCCGCGACGGCGGCGCGGTGGCGCTGTTCACCGATGTGCTGCTGCACGATATGGGCGACGGGCTCGCCGACCCCGCCGGCGTGCCGGGCGCGGCGGCTGGCGAATGGCGCACCGCCCCGCTGGCTGGTGTTTCCGCCATGCTGGAGCGGGGCGTCGGCCTGCTGCATGACGGTCGCGCCGCGACGATCGCCGAGGCGGTCCACTGGCATGGCGGTGAAGCGTCCGGCGCCCGCGCGCGTTTCAACGTGCTGGAGCCGGCCGAACGGGCCCGGCTGATCGACTATGTCTCTTCTCTCTAA